The Coturnix japonica isolate 7356 chromosome 8, Coturnix japonica 2.1, whole genome shotgun sequence sequence aaaacaaatcacagaCTGCAAGTAATTATTGAAAAATATAGTTAAATATGCAAGGATATGTAAGATaccatttaaatgaaatttaggAGACAGCAGTATTTCTACATTTTATCACTATTAACAGAGACTAAAATGTATCAGCTGTCACAAACAGGAGACCATAACTATTCAGCGACAGATAATAGTGACATTTGGGCCTTGATCCAAAAAGCACTGACACACATTCTTAACTGTATGCAGGAGTGTGGTCTCATTGATGACACTAAAATTCTTACATGTGTGAAGTCAAGCATATTTTCATATAATCTCTAGATTAAGTCTAAGAATAGATTTCACTACTCAAAATCTGAAACTGCTACATTTACTGTAAAAATGCActaacttttttccttttttctttttctcccatatCCAATATTTCTGTCGACATGTCATACTGATATATTTGCATGATCTTAAACTGTCTGTAACTTCACCGGCTCTGataattttaatgaaacacACTAATTTTTTTATTGGGATATATTATTCCCATCATGTTTTATATGGCTGATCGCATGAATTATAAACGCTTCTCTCTGGCTCTTCAATGGCCATTGGATGTTTGCTGCATGTACTGCTGttgtctttcttctctgtggtAACACATTTGCTAATGGCCCCTGGCAGAGATACCAGAATACTGAAGTAACTTTACTAGATCACAGTACAGAGATATACAAAACGCTGCACTACCTTAGCAATTTACTGCACAGCATCAAGAACCCCCTTGGCACACGGGATAACCCAGCACGCATCTGCAGGGACTTGCTCAGCTGTGAGCGCAAAGTGTCCGATGGTAAGTGTCTGCTTTCATCAAGGCTTCCACGTGgcacagctgtgagctgtgttGCTCCCATGTGATACTTCCTATATCTATATTTTGgtgtatagatatatatattaaattagATTCTGTTGCAGTTTGTCACATCtatctttattttatcttttctataTGATAAAATTTCTGGATTTTAACTTATGTCGCTAGCTAGTATTGTATAGATATCAGAGATTATACGTAGAAGTAAAGAAGTGGCCAGAAATTTTCAAACTGAATCCCATTTTGTGATCAAAAGTTTCCCAAAGATCTATAGTTGGTCAGAAATGATTTTTGTGTGGATCAGGTCCTGGATTTCTAATAAGAAAATAGTGCACCACAGACTACCCCAGTCAGATATCAGTCAGCTGATATTTCAGCAGGTGTCAAATTAATGgtttaaactaaaataattatttgaaagtGTAATGTCAATACTGTGACATAATTCACTTTCTGAGCAGTGAATAGACTTGCTCAGCATCCGTTGTTAATAGAATTATGGAAGTGGAAAGACTTCCATGTTCCCTTTCATCCATTTCCCAGTGAAACTATGGTAATAACAAATCTAATACTTGCCAAGAATTATGAATATTTGAGTAAATTGCTTAGTGACATTTatattttggtttcattttctctctgggATTCTACACTAATAGGAAAGTACTGGATTGACCCCAACATTGGCTGTCCTTCTGATGCCATTGAGGTTTTCTGCAACTTCACTGCAGGTGGTCAGACATGTTTAACACCACCATCTGTGACAAAGGTACACACGGCATCCTGATGGAGTCTTTCTGCTCCTTCCATGTGTAAACAGTGCACGCACCTATGCATGTCATTTAGCGCTGCTGTGACCATTCAGTGTGTAAGAATAACagcaaatttcttttcaaacttAGCTGGAGTTTGGCATTGGAAAAGTGCAGATGAACTTTCTTCATTTACTGAGCTCAGAAGCAACCCACAGTATCACAGTTCACTGTCTGAACACACCGATATGGGGATTAAGTGAGGCAGGAGGGCAGAAGACATCTGTTAGCTTCAGAGGATGGAATGGACAAGTGTTCAAAGCCAATTCACTACTTGAACCAAAGGTGCTTGTGGATGAATGCATGGTAAGTACTTCTTAGCACTGTGATACTACATGGAAGAAATGGCATTTGTTGAGTTACTCAGTTTCTTTACaagctgctggaagaaatgcTTATGTACACTTCTCTCACCCTTCCCTTTGGAAGGGTGGAAGGAAGCACAACTTCCCTTTGTGTTTTGAATCTCATCTTTGATGTGAATTTATTATTCTGCCTCTGTGTGTTGCAGATTCAGGATGGCAGCTGGCACAAGACACAGTTCTTTTTTCACACTCAGGACACCAACCAGCTTCCAGTTGTTCAAGTTCATACACTTCCTCATCTCAAACCAGGACAGCAGCACTTCGTAGAAAGTGGCTTGGTGTGCTTCCTTTGAGTTCTGTATCCTGGTTCTTTTGCACCAGTTCAGGACTGCTGCAGAGTGAATGCAAGAgtaatgaatgagaaaaaattgCTCTCAAACTGAAGAATCGTTTTGAACGTTGTTGGTTAAAGAACCTCAGGAAGGAGAAATGGCatttaaaaactaagaaaagaaagaaaatactacaacaattttcctgaagtatttaaatgtctttttaataGTGGTTGGTGCTTTCTTGCATAATTTCCAGGAACTGAATATCTGAGCATGGAATTTTTCAGGACCTCTGGTGTTCCTGACAACCTGCATGACAGCACTGCAAAAGAACACCCAGAGGAAAGCTGGAGACATACAATACCAAGGAGCAATACTGGCTAATGCTCCTAAATGTGCAATAGCTATAGCTGAAAATTGAACTATGCCACAATACAATAAGTCATTTTTTCTTATAGTTCTATGGTAGTCCTTTGTGGACCCACACATCTTAACAGATGACACGCTACCTCTTACATGTTCCCTGTCTGTGTTGCCTTGGTGCTCTTTGTAACGCAAGGTGCTGGTGGCCTTAACAGAGATTATGTGAGtccatttttatctttcagacTGTATGTGCTGGTTACATCAGGATCTGTCTCTGTTATTGAGTTACTTATTTTAAACCATTGGTCACATATTTCACTACAACTAGAACATTATTTATGTGgatttcttgtttaaaatatttttgcgTACTGTTGTAGAAATGGCAGATGAGACAGCGTTGTATATAACGCATACAGTCAAAACATTTAGCTTTACAGCTGTGGTAGAAGAGCTACCTACagtagttttcagttttttcaaTTAACATTTTTGAATGACAAAGGCATCTTAAGATGATATATTGTGTATATATTTGTAACTTGTTAAATCTCCTACAGCACGCCTTTCGAAAGGGCGCTGTTAAGTTATAATCAACATTTCATCCTCTTAGACATGTCATTTGTTGTAATATTATTAGAtcatttcagtttccttaaATTAAACCTAAAATGTTCAACCATCTTCTtctgttaataaaaaaataaaaaagagcattttaCCGTTAAGAAAAGCATTCCTTATAAATATATCCCTCAACATATTATCAATTGAAAACCTGCTGAGTATTTCATGAAGGTGGTGCCAAACCACACTGGGGAGCAGCGAAGCATTCAAACAAACAGCTTGTTTAACTGCCTCAATCCATAGGAAATCATAacttaaaatataataaaataaaattccacGCCACCAATTTGTCTTTATTGTCCTGTTTCGTGTTGTATAGTTCATTCTCAGCAATGAGGAAATGTGCTTTCCAGGCGGCCGTGCTTCATGTAGCAAGGGGAGCTGAGCAGTTGTGCCATCTCTTCctgtcactgtttttcttcGCAGTTACAAACTTGCAACCAAAGCACAGGAGAAGGGAGTTTTTGCAGCGATGGGGTGCAAAGAGGAAGAGGGCGCAGGGCTCCGCGAACAGGAGGGAGAGCTGTGAGCCGCCAGGGGTCGCCGCCGCCCAGGAAACGCAGCGGCCGGGCCCGCCCCGACGGGGCCGCGTCGTGCAGCGCGTGGGGGCGGTGCGGAGCGGCCATGGCGGGGCAGGGCGGGGAGAGTGTGCATGGTGCGGTCGGCGGGCGGAAGATGGCCCTGCAAAGGTGCGGGTGCGGGCGGGATCGCGGCCCGGTCCGGGGAGCGCAAACCGGGATCCGCGGAAAGAGCGGCCGCCGAAATGAGAGGGCGGGTCGAGCGGCCGCGTGGGGCGGCTCGTTTCGTCCGTGTGCGGGACGGGGCTGGGGGAGAGGATGGTCTCCGGGAGCGGCGTCTGCCATCCCTTGCGCGGCGCGGATGTGCAGCAAAGAGGCGGACCcgattctgcttttatttctcgGTGTACGGAAACTGTCCCGCGGTGCTTGGTCCGTGCGGTGCCGCGCAACACCGCCAGGCGGCTCCGGAACGACGGGGCGGGGCTTCGTGTCTGCGGGTCTCGGCTCGTGGGCTTCGTTGCTGTCCAGACTCTCGCATGGTATTTGTGTCCCGTAGTGGGCGTGGGATGCGGCGTTCAGGGGGTCTCAGACCACGAGAGAAATAACAATGCACTGTGTGAAAGGTATAactgcagaaaagctgtggctgtggtggaggctggagcaggctgcacagcacacaccaATGCAGCCTTACTGTGTGTCCAGCTGCTCATTCTGGCTTTGCATTCCCCAGAGCATCTCTACAGCGTGTTTTAACATAGGCAGGGCCCTGGGGTGTGTGTGGAGATGTGCCCGCAGTGCCATGCGGGTGGGCTGGGCTGACAGCATTGGGGCTTTCCCTCTAGGGGCCATTGCCACGTGCAGCTGATGCCCTGCCCGACATcaagagctgctttctgcttctttcagatGTGAGACGTGTGGCGAAGAGGAGGCCAAGTACCGGTGCCCACGATGCATGAAATACTCGTGCAGGTAGCTGTTACCTGAATTAATTCTGTCCGAATTCTGTCTGCTGTTCCATTGGATGTGACACTGACGTGTGTGTGTCATTTCAGCCTGTTGTGTGTGAAGAAGCACAAGGTTGCCCTGAGCTGTAGTGGAGTCAGGGACAAAACTGCGTTTGTTTCTGTGACTGAATTTACTGACTTGAACCTTCTGAGCGGTAAGAACGttccagctgcttttcagaaCTCATCATTTCTAATAGCTCTACActacagttttttttctgttctgtgttgtttttttttccccttcagattATCGGTTCCTGGAAGATGTGGGAAGagcagctgatgctgctgctcGAGATCTGTCTGTGCATCGGCCGACAACAAATAAATACGTACGTTTCATGTGAGCAGTTGTGATTGCTGGGCATGGGTTTGCTGCCTTAGAGTTCCTACAGAGGGGCTCCCAGGCTGGGTTTCAGGATTGGGATCTCAGCTGTATAGGTGTGAACAACCCCAGATTTTGGAGAGGTCTCAGGGCTTATGCAGTAGTAATACAAACATCCAATTGCATGGAAGAATAAATTGCTATCATCATGCACATTCTTAAAATATCCCATACacagctgttctttctgtagTTTTCCTGTAATTCAAATAATATTGTTCAGTCTAAAacatgtatgttttttttttaatttatttttggtagATCAATTACTTGAGAAACAGAGCTCGAAGGCATAATATCAATCTGAAGACACTGCCCATTGGATTCaccaaaagaagagaaaattcaaCCATCTTTATTAAGAAGTGAGTCCCCAGTTAGCTGCCAGGCaatgatgttttgcttttgctgaacGCATAATGGTGCAAATGTAAATTCACCAGCATGCTCACTTTCAGAATCTTTTAGATGCACAACTTTTCTACACGAACTATTTAGATTTagtgtttcctgctgctgttcatgTTTTTTAGGCTGTTTGAGTTTCaggctttattttgaaaactacCAAcatgatgaggaggaggaatcAGTGCTGTTGTGTATCTCATCTGTTAAATGTAATATGGAATGGTTACGAAAGATTCCTGTCCCTGAAAAAAGCTGCCTTGGGGTGGGATATGTGTCACTCCTATTCCATTTATCTCTGTTGCCACCATTGTAGGATTGGTGTATGCTGGAGTTTGTGTACGgaaaaggaaaggctgcaggtgttctttcttttatccACACTTCTGAGTTTCCTCTGATACCCAGACAAGTGCCATCTTTGCTTCTCTTAGTAATCAGATGTGCCAGATCTGGATtatcttgggtttttttgcattctTAGTTTTGGTGGCAAGTTCTGCTTTCCCTATGCAATTTTCTCCCTATTCTGTGACTTAAAAACAGTGACCTATAGATAGGGGAGGTGCCCCAGTGGGGACCAGCCACCAGGTGTCCCTCTTGGACAGACAACAACCCAGGCTTCTTGGCAGCCCCTGGTCATTTGTTCCTATCTATTATCTGTTCTGTTCTGAGGCAGAGGAACACTATGTTGTCCTTTGCTCATAAAAGAGTAGGAAGGAACCATCTGCAAATGCTTTCCAAGGGTACAGGATATGCTCTGGGATCACTACAggagtgatttttcttctcttctactACTTCTGTTATTCATGTAGCAATGTGCACAAATGGTTTGAATTCAGTGATATAGGTTGagagctatttattttattttttttagtaggTATATTATACCTAATCCATATCTGGGTGTCTGAGAAGTATAGCCCAAGGTGTGATTGAAACAGAAAGCATCTATCAGACATTTAACACCTGTCCCATGTGACTTAGAGATAGGACACATAACTACAGTCAAATGGGGAAAGCTGTGCTAGTAGTTGCTCTCTGTAAATTTAATACCTGGTAATTGCCAGTATCTGTGTTCTGTAGACCTGAGCCCACACTCATGCTTTGTGTCAGCCAGGATTTGTGGAAAGGTTGCTACAGGGCGTGGAGATTGGCGGCATCTCCACATAGGTGTGTGGAAGGCTGTGTACCTGCTCAGATGTCTCCTTTGTACTCTCTATGTGAGCCAAGCTGCTGGGCTGTTTGAGACAGGGAGGAGAGCCATGCAAAGTGAGAAGGTACAAGATGTGTTCTGGTGTCATTCCCTGcccctgccagctctgcagggcaagTCTGTGGTTGTTCGGATGTGTTAGCCACTTTTCATTTCCTAGCTTCCATTAGTTGGTTTGTGAAATTCAGTGTTATGAAAGCATATGTGCCAGTGCTAGGTAACGTGTGAATTAGACTAACTTGTAATCTCAAATAACGCAGATAATAGAGGATCTTTAGCAAATGGAGTTTGAGTCCAGTTTGTAAAGTCTTATTTGGCTTGCATATGGCTTAGGGCATCATACAGATGTGAGTAAAATGTAGTGTGGAACCTTGAGATTAGCAGCAGTTAAGTGATCTTCAGTGCTGTGGAAACTACTCTGAGGTGCATGTGAAAACCCTAAAAGGTTGGTCCTTTAGTCTTGAACTAGGTAAGGATAATTAGAATGAATTTTATCGAGTGTTGCTCATGTTAAGAATTTACCAAGGAATTATATGGGCTGGTTTTGGGGGATCAtgttgctgtgctggagctgttaAACTTCAGTTGGGCTATCACTTAGTGCACAGTTCTGCTTGCTTTCCAGGACCTGCAAAAGTGACATCGCAAGCAAAGAAGTGCTGATCTGAAGTGAGCAGAGAGCATGACCTTGGTGCATTTCAGTCTGTCAGTAGTTTCTCAGACCATTCCCATGTAAAAATGAGTAGTTACTGAGTTCTGTAGCTgagtttttgtgtgttttttttttagttgtttacTTTTCATAGTGGATCTGATggtcattttgtttgtttatagaAGTGgacagtggttttttttgttaaagatAATTACAGTTTGGCTTCTTAGGAGTCTTCCTCTGGTTTACACAGGGCTCTCAGCTCAAAACCATGGTGTTTGCTTATTGCACACATGGTCAGTGACATCTCTTGCTGCTGGGAGGTCCCTTGACAGAAGACCATATGTGTTGCAGTGGAAttattcttcatctttttcattgATTGTCTTGTTTACCGTAACTAGGAAACATTTGAGCTTTCAGTAGAAGTGTTGCAgttgaaatatttattgtttataCATCAAATCCAGGAACCAGCTTAATGAAGCTCCATCAGAATGGAGACATCCCTTTTAGTGTGCTGTTGTTCAAATACAGCAGAACTCATTTTGGCATGGAATGTGTAAATTggtgggagggggagaaggaaaCCATCACGcttctgtatgtttgtttgGATTCTGCAAGAGAATCTAGTCACTTACTTGGACTAAATCTTCATTGCTTAAGTAAGTTGTGAAAGGTGACATTATCCAAAGGAGTTGATACACAGTACCACATGTTTCAATTAAACCTTGATGCATGTGGTGAGAGTACTGAGTATTGTGAAATTTGAGGATAGTTTAAGGATAAGgtcactgtttccttttcatctcttttatcAGttcaaaaacacttttaaaaatccACTAAGGCATGTACGTCAGGTCTCCAGATCCCAAAATCTTCTGTAGATCTATGATCCTGTCCTTTAAATTGCCAGCATCTATACTGCATACACCCAAAGTACTTTAAATGTCTTCCAGGGTACTGCATTAACTCTAGAACCAGTGAAGAAAATCTTTATAGCTGTGCCAAGAGCTAGATGGAAGTAACAGTTGTGTTTATCAGTGCTGTCTTTATAGTACTAGCAATAAAAACCTGTTTCAGCTGTcatgaatttaaaaatcatgTACGTGTTggtctttggaaaaaaagaaaaagcaaagaggaaaaattatatTGATTACAGAAGGTAATTATTTGGAAGTTTTAGGAAAAGTGAAAGAGTTACTCTAGTGTAGAACAGTAATGGCAGAACAGCCTGTGCAGCTCTAGACACCATTTGCAGCTACATCTAATGCAGGGGATGAGGTCCTtagcttctctttttctctctgatcagtttctgtgcttctgaagtAGCCAAAATAGGATGTGAAGCCAAGCAATGCAGGGATGGGCTGTGATGCTGTTTTTACTGACATCAAGGATGTGCTGTGCCTCATCCAGATCTGTGCTGTTTGATAACTTTATAGTCAGGGTTTTGGTATTCAAGCAAACTGGATTGACGTTCCATGGCAGCCGAGTGGCGTGGAACGCTTCAAGCAGCGTGAGCTGTTTCTCAACTCAGGATGACTTACACAAttaagcatttttcatttagacAATGAACATAGTACATGTCAGTTACATTTGAAGGAAATACTACCCCAGTGAGCCataatggaaaatgaagtcaGTGAGATTTGGAGCCAGGATATCTGACATAAATCTGAACTTGTTGTGAAGCAGCCTTGATAGCATCTAGAGTTGACATCAAGTTCTTTATTGGGCAGAAGAAAGTGATGGTGAGGGATGCTTCCCTTTAAtaattgacatttttttctgcttatggAAACTTGTGCAAAAGTATTATTGCTTTTCTATACTTTGCTTGACAGCAAAGTGTGTGAGGCTATTCCAGTTctaagcttctttctttcttgccttcttCTACCCAGCTTTTACCTCTTTCTGCTTGTCATTTACTGTTAGGCAAGCATATTTTGCAGAGAGATGAGTTCACCTTGGTTTAGCTTTTAGCATgctgaaaaatatcagtgtttctgtttttgcaagGTGGaactttctgatatttttaaatttcatgttCAATCTTCCTGATTCCAGCTCTTTCTGTTCACTAATCCATAGACTAGATTGTGCctggaagggggagggagggtgagAGTCTGAAAAGATCCCTCTTAAGCTGATTATACAGCTGCAGAGATGAACTGAGTCTGCCTCAGTGAGCCCACAGCAAACTGGTCTTGCATGTGAAATCAGAATGTGCTGTGTGACCACAGTTTCTGTGGACACAGAGTAATCCTAACAGGTAGCAGATAGCTAGAAGTATTTCTGGAACATTTCTCACTGGAGTTTCTGTTAGAAGAAATGGCCCTTCAGACCGCATACATGCTTCTGTCATCATTGTCATGCCttgctgtttctgcttcagGGGAGAAGTATCTGGCAGTACCTTATTTGAAGGTCTCTCTTTAGAGATTTGACAGAAAGAGAGTCCACGTCACAATAAGTGTTGGTCACTTCAGATAGGTGTGTATGATCTGATGGAACAAATTAGTGGtgaattaaatggaaa is a genomic window containing:
- the ZNHIT6 gene encoding box C/D snoRNA protein 1, producing the protein MVSGSGVCHPLRGADVQQRGGPDSAFISRCTETVPRCLVRAVPRNTARRLRNDGAGLRVCGSRLVGFVAVQTLAWYLCPVVGVGCGVQGVSDHERNNNALCERCETCGEEEAKYRCPRCMKYSCSLLCVKKHKVALSCSGVRDKTAFVSVTEFTDLNLLSDYRFLEDVGRAADAAARDLSVHRPTTNKYINYLRNRARRHNINLKTLPIGFTKRRENSTIFIKKEQKFYWHLKLVFPHCHAEYTLKRVPEDKTLADILKSYIDPVESDPVICQRLKIYTMSPQSDVQILMKIENRKQNSTRYNELDASRSLLENLKNKVIIEYPTLFVVLKKLKNDMVVLGQEARESAEDLDSGSSSLLSKEEGEIRESALTVL